The following coding sequences lie in one Treponema socranskii subsp. buccale genomic window:
- a CDS encoding response regulator, producing MAKKIEKPVIYSALEVANICGVVNQTAINWINSGYLKAFKTPGGQYRVYPDDLADFMSERNMHISMKLLSACTNRAAYDSSTLLVIDDDKTFNTLVARFLRERFPELEIMQAFDGFEAGVQLFSKKPRCVVLDLDLPGVDGFELCRKINADNSYGKPAVIVVTALEDKEDEKRIVDLGIENFFRKPLKLELLADAVDRVFKD from the coding sequence ATGGCGAAAAAAATTGAAAAACCGGTGATATATTCCGCTCTTGAAGTCGCGAATATCTGCGGCGTCGTAAATCAAACTGCGATCAACTGGATAAACAGCGGCTATCTCAAAGCCTTTAAAACGCCCGGCGGTCAGTATCGCGTATATCCCGACGACCTTGCGGATTTTATGAGCGAACGCAATATGCACATTTCGATGAAACTTTTGAGTGCGTGTACGAATCGGGCGGCATACGATTCTTCGACGCTGCTCGTCATCGACGACGATAAAACCTTTAACACGCTTGTCGCACGATTTCTTCGCGAACGTTTTCCGGAGCTTGAGATAATGCAAGCGTTCGACGGTTTCGAAGCGGGTGTGCAGCTTTTTTCGAAAAAACCGCGCTGCGTCGTTTTGGATCTCGATCTTCCGGGTGTTGACGGCTTCGAACTCTGCCGCAAAATCAACGCCGACAATTCATACGGGAAGCCCGCCGTCATCGTCGTAACCGCGCTCGAAGATAAAGAAGACGAAAAGCGCATCGTCGATCTCGGCATCGAAAATTTTTTTCGCAAACCGCTCAAACTCGAATTGCTCGCCGACGCGGTCGACCGCGTATTCAAAGATTGA
- the sppA gene encoding signal peptide peptidase SppA: protein MANNKKRGGTAVFIVILLIAAGIGIYTIATDSSRYDGSAGFFNNFIVRKNYIASLYIEGVIETENKTYNHEWLIDTIRSLEDDEKNKAILLTVDSPGGGVYESDEVYLALRDYTEHTGRPVYAYMTTLAASGGYYISCAAETIYANRNTLTGSIGVIASQSVDMTELLKKLGVKVETITAGKNKNMLNINSPLTDEQRAIMQSIADEAYEQFTAIVAKSRGMKIGEVKKLADGRIYTASQAKKNGLVDEIGTWEDALSSLRKELDDDESVVTTYRYEKKDSLLEMLSEAVSKAGKTDALIPDAIRSELMLGISYPAYIYRK, encoded by the coding sequence ATGGCAAACAATAAAAAACGCGGCGGTACCGCCGTATTCATCGTCATTTTGCTCATTGCGGCGGGCATCGGCATCTACACGATAGCGACGGACAGTTCGCGATACGACGGAAGCGCGGGATTTTTTAACAATTTCATCGTGCGGAAAAATTATATCGCGTCGCTGTACATCGAAGGCGTCATCGAAACGGAAAATAAAACGTACAATCACGAATGGCTCATCGACACGATCCGTTCGCTCGAAGACGATGAAAAAAATAAAGCGATTTTACTGACCGTCGATTCTCCCGGAGGCGGCGTCTACGAATCGGACGAAGTGTATCTCGCTTTGCGCGATTACACCGAACATACCGGCCGGCCGGTCTATGCGTACATGACGACGCTCGCAGCTTCCGGCGGTTATTATATTTCGTGCGCGGCCGAGACGATATATGCGAACCGTAACACGCTCACCGGTTCGATCGGCGTCATCGCAAGCCAGTCGGTCGATATGACCGAACTGCTCAAAAAGCTCGGCGTCAAAGTGGAAACGATCACTGCGGGAAAAAACAAAAACATGCTCAACATCAATTCTCCGCTCACCGACGAACAGCGGGCCATCATGCAGTCGATCGCGGACGAAGCGTACGAACAGTTTACCGCCATCGTCGCAAAAAGCCGGGGCATGAAAATCGGCGAAGTGAAAAAACTTGCCGACGGCCGCATCTATACCGCGTCCCAAGCGAAAAAAAACGGACTCGTCGATGAAATCGGGACATGGGAAGATGCACTCTCGTCTCTTCGAAAAGAACTCGATGACGATGAAAGCGTCGTAACGACGTATCGTTACGAAAAAAAGGATTCGCTTTTGGAAATGCTTTCGGAAGCGGTGAGCAAAGCGGGAAAAACCGACGCGCTCATTCCCGATGCGATCCGGAGCGAACTCATGCTCGGCATTTCATATCCGGCGTACATTTACCGAAAGTAA
- a CDS encoding DUF975 family protein: MFDRKKYKSFARIQLKNRRTVPALMTLITALVVLLLSLPLIKLWLAMYSELLNAAAAKSSRYVLQKIISNYQKEIERIAFLPWLVFFTIAVCAIAQFCVYLKMSRTPNPVSFGDFFAGFAHWFRAIRAALWCWLWTYLWMLLFIIPGIVKAISYSQTFFIVAEFPHVPVVQALDISKKITRGHKADLFVLYLSFLGWDLLCVLTLGIASLWVVPYQTMTCVNAYHALMKSALESGVVTTEDIGDVNGEHYGKQ, translated from the coding sequence ATGTTCGACAGAAAAAAATATAAATCGTTTGCGCGTATTCAATTAAAAAATCGGAGGACGGTGCCCGCGCTCATGACGCTCATCACGGCGCTCGTCGTACTGCTTTTATCGCTTCCTTTAATTAAACTGTGGCTTGCAATGTATAGCGAACTTTTGAATGCCGCAGCCGCGAAATCAAGCCGCTATGTGCTCCAAAAGATCATAAGCAACTATCAAAAAGAGATCGAACGCATCGCATTTTTACCGTGGCTCGTGTTTTTTACAATAGCGGTCTGTGCGATCGCGCAATTCTGCGTGTATTTGAAAATGTCGAGAACCCCAAATCCCGTATCGTTCGGAGATTTTTTTGCGGGTTTTGCGCACTGGTTCCGCGCAATCCGAGCGGCGCTGTGGTGCTGGCTTTGGACGTATTTATGGATGCTCCTCTTTATCATTCCCGGTATCGTCAAAGCAATATCCTATTCGCAAACCTTTTTTATCGTTGCGGAATTCCCTCACGTGCCGGTAGTGCAGGCACTCGACATCAGCAAAAAAATCACTCGAGGGCATAAAGCAGACCTATTCGTTTTGTATTTGAGTTTTTTGGGATGGGATCTGCTTTGCGTTTTGACACTCGGTATCGCCTCTCTGTGGGTTGTACCGTATCAAACGATGACATGCGTAAACGCGTATCACGCGCTTATGAAAAGCGCGCTCGAATCGGGCGTCGTCACGACCGAAGATATCGGAGACGTTAACGGAGAACACTATGGCAAACAATAA
- a CDS encoding CYTH domain-containing protein, translating to MYEIELKAHVEDRRAVARALDSFADYAGALIKRDIYYRLPLACVPADTERSPSKRTDAKVRSENAEKKTHVGCRIRKTVYEKTGETKITFTYKRKELRKDADNIAIEVNDEKECMLSETDAIESFIEDAGGRISHVKEKIIKEWYAETEAGAAHIELCTVPPLGDFLEIEVLAKDDAQTESAKRAILSIFKNCGIDESAIESRYYNDMIDEANERKTTDVGTRKPQAVSASGGQKSRAAGAPPDKSQAANDDKSQTVAHVG from the coding sequence ATGTACGAAATCGAACTGAAAGCGCATGTCGAAGACCGCCGTGCAGTCGCACGTGCGCTTGATTCTTTTGCCGATTATGCAGGCGCACTCATAAAGCGCGACATTTATTACCGGCTGCCCCTCGCTTGCGTGCCGGCCGATACGGAGAGGTCACCCTCGAAGCGCACTGACGCAAAAGTGCGTTCGGAAAACGCGGAGAAAAAAACGCATGTCGGCTGCCGCATACGGAAAACGGTGTACGAAAAAACGGGCGAAACGAAAATCACGTTTACGTACAAGCGAAAAGAATTGCGCAAAGATGCGGACAACATTGCAATCGAAGTGAACGACGAAAAAGAATGTATGCTTTCCGAAACGGATGCGATCGAATCGTTTATCGAAGATGCGGGCGGCCGCATTTCGCACGTAAAAGAAAAAATTATTAAAGAGTGGTATGCCGAAACGGAGGCGGGAGCGGCACACATCGAGCTGTGTACCGTGCCGCCGCTCGGAGACTTTCTCGAAATCGAAGTGCTCGCAAAAGACGATGCGCAGACCGAAAGCGCAAAACGCGCGATCCTGTCGATTTTCAAAAACTGCGGTATCGATGAAAGCGCGATCGAAAGCCGCTATTACAACGATATGATAGACGAAGCGAATGAGCGGAAAACTACGGACGTCGGCACTCGCAAGCCGCAAGCGGTAAGTGCAAGCGGCGGACAAAAATCGCGTGCAGCCGGCGCGCCTCCCGATAAATCGCAAGCGGCAAACGATGACAAATCGCAGACGGTCGCACACGTCGGTTGA
- a CDS encoding tRNA dihydrouridine synthase translates to MKLICAPVATVTHAAFRTLVDRFGGCDEYYSEMINAATFVNGGPFEKYYVIPDPAPEKTVWQITGRKAEHLAKAASMLAELPGIGIDINMGCSAPDIVKSGAGAAWLSKDTSETRAMVRSVKDALSGSGKRLSVKLRLGNEHFTDERFFSLCDMLASEGVTLFALHPRTSKEKYRSPLRREYVERLALRYAGDGISVVLNGGVRDVRSMHEALCASPHASGIMIARGAIEKPWLFAELAADLRHESFDAVIDRRALALDFIDMLEKYQPKEFWKTRMQRFFAYYCRGFSFAHYFQTQMQNAKDTDDARARIRDYFQKQAGDVLLCLS, encoded by the coding sequence ATGAAATTGATCTGCGCACCCGTCGCGACGGTTACCCACGCGGCGTTCCGTACCCTCGTCGACCGTTTCGGCGGCTGCGACGAATATTATTCCGAAATGATAAACGCGGCCACCTTCGTCAACGGCGGTCCTTTTGAAAAATACTATGTCATTCCCGATCCCGCGCCTGAAAAAACGGTGTGGCAGATCACCGGACGGAAAGCCGAACACCTTGCAAAAGCCGCTTCCATGCTCGCCGAGCTTCCGGGTATCGGAATCGATATCAATATGGGATGCTCGGCTCCCGATATCGTCAAAAGCGGCGCGGGTGCGGCGTGGCTTTCGAAAGATACTTCCGAAACTCGCGCTATGGTGCGGAGCGTAAAAGATGCGCTTTCGGGATCCGGAAAGAGGCTTTCGGTAAAGCTCCGCCTCGGCAACGAACATTTTACCGACGAGCGATTTTTTTCGTTGTGCGATATGCTTGCATCCGAAGGCGTAACGCTTTTTGCATTGCATCCGCGCACGAGCAAAGAAAAATACCGTTCGCCTCTCAGACGGGAATATGTCGAACGCCTTGCCCTGAGATATGCGGGTGACGGCATTTCCGTCGTTTTAAACGGCGGCGTACGCGATGTGCGGTCGATGCACGAAGCCCTGTGCGCTTCTCCCCACGCTTCGGGCATTATGATCGCGCGTGGAGCGATCGAAAAACCGTGGCTCTTTGCCGAACTTGCCGCGGATTTGCGGCACGAAAGCTTCGATGCGGTGATCGACCGCCGGGCGCTCGCCCTCGATTTTATCGATATGCTCGAAAAATATCAGCCGAAAGAATTTTGGAAAACGCGCATGCAGCGTTTTTTTGCGTATTACTGCCGCGGTTTTTCGTTTGCGCATTATTTTCAAACGCAGATGCAAAACGCAAAAGACACCGACGATGCCCGCGCCCGCATCCGCGATTATTTTCAAAAACAGGCAGGCGACGTATTGTTGTGTCTGTCGTAA
- a CDS encoding histone H1-like repetitive region-containing protein, translating into MKISYNEFHVSKKVRDLCRFNETLFASAGNVIFSDMYQVRTFVEKLNAFFDKRGEHEKRVSAGELNAMGLIDEIFHYVCMIYRRDADAESFSTVLAKLDDEFGSDRIDDLLLSFIDEFPPAAVRHGTVSAENYLSETAFDKGTKRKRTNREQTFEELILLHLANENPAFKKFTILFDDAKLARNPLYAKSWEIIKSRFALLPPFGPFGHDLISMLKEPVVYSPDSLKGQLDYIRLYWATMLGDIIKRLLAGIDTIREEEKAAWHGGGEIETVPYSYENLSKEYERFSADSAWMPCVVLIAKTVLVWLDQLSKKYSRAITRLDEIPDEELDTLRDEGFTGLWLIGLWERSYASKRIKQINGNPEAAASAYSLYDYEIARDIGGWDALVNLRTRLWQRGIRLASDMVPNHTGMDSKWVIEKPDLFVQRKDCPFPQYTFNGENLSRDGRVGIYLEDHYYTKTDCAVIFKRVDNHTGDVRYIYHGNDGTGMPWNDTAQIDFLNPVAREAVMREIVDVAKNFPIIRFDAAMVLAKKHIRRLWYPAPGHGGDIATRSESALSTEEFNRAIPNEFWREVVDRIAAEVPDTLLLAEAFWMMEGYFVRTLGMHRVYNSAFMNMLKKEENQKYRDTVKNTLRFDPQVLKRFVNFLNNPDEETAVAQFGKGDKYFGVCTLMVTMPGLPMFGHGQIEGFEEKYGMEYTRAYRNEIPDEGFVARHRRDIFPLMKKRRLFADVEDFLFYDLWNGGSVDENVFAYSNCADGVCTLVVYNNKYERTAGWIKESVPYALKTGSGENDKRLVTRTIAEGLCLSGERDTYCIFREQRSGLYYIRESSDIRERGLFVSLNGFEAQVYTDISQITDTDTHKYRTLCQTLAGRGAEDLDTLWEEIEYWELYKALETFAILLISKTEEILHPADGTQLKKKALTDKMQALTDEVKESALAFYATAQRFADGCGYKIAPPEKQFRQFNKMFSAVISSAADAVLRNPSAEENEKLIKEKASPENNKKLSKVKDTDDIISCFMVSEKSLPILLICLASVEELAACGCAKRFNFARKFAEYIRRTGCANAPDRHQLMRVFALAPLAGKTVLLNDLKKASYELAALFVQSEDAALLSGNNFFNGIQWFNKELSDSSLTYFAAEATLYAPEEKKNFVRALYFLLNDAKIKASFKSELFINQFAPNKGSKALPPVGKREAAKITTAGLSGKKHKELTMAMTTVKKPAVKKPAAKKTTAKKTVAKKTTAKKPAAAKKTAAKKPAAKKTAAKKTTAKKTVAKKTTAKKTVAKKTTAKKPVAKK; encoded by the coding sequence GTGAAAATTTCGTACAATGAATTTCATGTAAGTAAAAAGGTCAGAGACCTCTGCCGATTTAACGAAACGCTGTTCGCGTCTGCAGGCAATGTCATCTTTTCCGATATGTATCAAGTGCGCACCTTTGTCGAAAAACTGAATGCGTTCTTCGATAAACGAGGCGAACACGAAAAACGCGTGTCGGCGGGCGAACTCAACGCGATGGGGCTCATCGATGAAATATTTCACTACGTATGCATGATTTACCGGAGGGATGCGGACGCGGAATCGTTCAGTACCGTCCTTGCAAAGCTCGACGATGAATTCGGTTCGGACAGGATAGACGACCTCCTCTTGTCGTTTATCGACGAGTTTCCGCCTGCGGCCGTCCGTCACGGTACGGTAAGCGCCGAAAACTATCTTTCCGAGACCGCATTCGATAAGGGCACGAAGCGAAAGCGGACAAACCGTGAACAGACGTTCGAAGAGCTCATACTCCTGCACCTCGCAAATGAAAACCCCGCATTTAAAAAATTTACGATTTTGTTCGACGACGCAAAGCTCGCCCGTAATCCGTTATACGCAAAATCATGGGAAATTATTAAAAGTCGTTTCGCTTTACTTCCGCCGTTCGGTCCGTTCGGCCACGACCTCATTTCCATGCTGAAAGAGCCTGTCGTCTACAGCCCCGACAGCCTCAAAGGCCAGCTCGATTACATCCGCCTGTACTGGGCGACAATGCTCGGAGATATCATCAAGCGTCTGCTCGCCGGCATCGATACGATACGGGAAGAGGAAAAAGCGGCGTGGCACGGCGGAGGCGAAATCGAAACGGTGCCGTACAGCTACGAAAACCTCTCAAAAGAATACGAGCGTTTCAGCGCGGACAGCGCATGGATGCCGTGCGTCGTGCTCATCGCAAAGACGGTGCTCGTGTGGCTCGATCAGCTTTCAAAAAAATATTCCCGTGCGATCACCCGCCTCGACGAAATCCCCGACGAAGAGCTCGATACGCTTCGGGACGAAGGCTTTACGGGGCTCTGGCTTATCGGCTTGTGGGAGAGGAGCTACGCGAGCAAGCGCATCAAGCAGATTAACGGAAATCCGGAAGCGGCTGCAAGCGCATACAGCCTCTACGATTATGAAATCGCGCGCGATATCGGCGGCTGGGACGCGCTCGTAAATCTGCGCACAAGGCTATGGCAGCGCGGCATCCGTCTTGCATCCGACATGGTGCCGAATCACACCGGCATGGATTCGAAATGGGTCATCGAAAAACCCGACCTCTTCGTCCAGAGGAAGGATTGCCCCTTCCCGCAGTACACGTTCAACGGCGAGAATCTTTCGCGCGACGGGCGGGTCGGCATCTACCTCGAAGATCATTATTATACCAAAACCGACTGCGCCGTCATCTTTAAGCGGGTCGATAACCATACCGGAGACGTGCGCTATATCTACCACGGAAACGACGGTACCGGCATGCCGTGGAACGATACGGCGCAAATCGATTTTCTGAACCCCGTCGCACGTGAAGCAGTGATGCGGGAGATCGTCGACGTCGCGAAAAATTTTCCGATCATCAGATTCGATGCGGCGATGGTGCTTGCAAAAAAACACATCAGACGGTTGTGGTATCCCGCGCCGGGGCACGGAGGTGATATCGCGACGCGGAGTGAAAGCGCTCTTTCGACGGAAGAATTCAATCGTGCGATTCCCAACGAATTTTGGCGGGAAGTCGTCGACAGGATCGCAGCCGAAGTTCCGGACACGTTGCTGCTTGCCGAAGCATTTTGGATGATGGAAGGCTACTTCGTCCGCACACTCGGTATGCACCGCGTCTACAACAGCGCGTTCATGAATATGCTCAAAAAAGAAGAAAATCAAAAATACCGCGATACGGTAAAAAATACGCTGCGCTTCGATCCGCAAGTGCTCAAGCGCTTTGTCAACTTCCTCAACAATCCCGACGAAGAGACCGCCGTCGCTCAGTTCGGCAAGGGCGATAAATATTTCGGCGTGTGTACGCTCATGGTTACGATGCCCGGACTTCCGATGTTCGGTCACGGCCAGATCGAAGGCTTCGAAGAAAAGTACGGCATGGAATATACGCGCGCATATCGAAATGAAATTCCCGACGAAGGCTTCGTCGCACGTCACCGGCGCGATATTTTCCCGCTCATGAAAAAACGCCGCCTTTTTGCGGACGTCGAAGACTTTTTATTCTACGATCTGTGGAACGGAGGCAGCGTTGACGAAAACGTGTTCGCGTATTCGAACTGCGCAGACGGAGTATGTACGCTCGTCGTCTACAACAACAAATATGAACGTACTGCAGGCTGGATCAAAGAATCGGTGCCGTATGCACTGAAAACGGGAAGCGGCGAAAACGACAAGCGGCTTGTAACGCGGACGATAGCGGAAGGATTATGCCTCAGCGGAGAACGCGATACCTACTGCATCTTCCGCGAACAGCGATCGGGACTGTATTATATACGTGAAAGCTCCGACATCCGCGAGCGCGGACTGTTCGTGTCGCTGAACGGATTTGAAGCACAGGTCTATACGGATATCAGCCAAATTACGGATACCGATACGCACAAATACCGCACGTTGTGCCAAACCCTCGCAGGCCGCGGCGCGGAAGATTTGGACACGCTTTGGGAAGAGATCGAATACTGGGAACTGTACAAAGCGCTCGAAACTTTCGCAATTTTATTAATTTCAAAAACGGAAGAGATCTTGCATCCTGCGGACGGAACGCAGTTAAAGAAAAAAGCCCTTACGGATAAAATGCAAGCGCTTACGGATGAAGTCAAAGAAAGCGCGCTCGCATTCTACGCTACGGCACAGCGGTTTGCGGACGGATGCGGATATAAAATCGCTCCGCCTGAAAAACAATTTCGGCAATTCAATAAAATGTTTTCAGCCGTCATATCGTCCGCTGCGGATGCCGTTCTTCGAAATCCGTCCGCAGAAGAAAACGAAAAATTAATAAAAGAAAAAGCCTCTCCCGAAAATAATAAAAAATTATCAAAAGTAAAAGATACCGATGATATCATCTCCTGTTTTATGGTATCCGAAAAATCGCTTCCGATATTATTAATCTGCCTTGCATCGGTCGAAGAGCTCGCCGCGTGCGGATGTGCAAAAAGATTTAATTTCGCACGAAAATTTGCCGAATATATAAGACGAACGGGATGTGCAAATGCGCCCGATCGGCATCAGCTGATGCGCGTCTTCGCTCTTGCACCTCTTGCTGGAAAAACAGTATTATTAAACGATTTGAAGAAGGCATCCTACGAGCTTGCCGCGCTTTTCGTACAAAGCGAAGACGCGGCGCTGCTCTCGGGAAATAATTTCTTCAACGGCATACAGTGGTTTAACAAAGAATTGTCGGACAGCAGCTTGACATACTTTGCCGCAGAAGCGACTCTGTATGCACCGGAAGAGAAGAAAAACTTTGTGCGCGCATTGTATTTTCTTCTCAATGATGCTAAAATAAAGGCATCGTTTAAGAGCGAATTATTTATTAATCAATTCGCGCCGAACAAAGGTTCTAAAGCTTTACCTCCCGTCGGGAAGAGAGAAGCTGCAAAGATAACGACTGCCGGACTATCCGGCAAAAAGCACAAGGAGCTGACTATGGCGATGACCACAGTAAAAAAGCCGGCTGTAAAAAAACCGGCCGCAAAAAAGACAACAGCAAAAAAAACTGTTGCTAAAAAGACAACGGCGAAAAAACCGGCCGCGGCAAAAAAAACCGCAGCGAAAAAGCCGGCAGCAAAAAAGACTGCAGCTAAAAAGACGACGGCGAAAAAAACCGTTGCTAAAAAGACGACGGCGAAAAAAACCGTTGCTAAAAAGACAACGGCGAAAAAGCCGGTCGCAAAAAAATAA
- a CDS encoding ABC transporter ATP-binding protein has product MSTVSIKNVTKVYDDETVIDTFNAEIKDGEFITLLGPSGCGKTTLLRMIAGFRKPSTGSIAIDGKIVSDDTTFVPPERRGIGMVFQTYAVWPHMNVFDNVAYPLKIQKLKKDEIKKRVGAILEIVHLSQYEKRMPSQLSGGQQQRVALGRALVAEPKLLLLDEPLSNLDAKLRESMRFEIKDIQKKLGITVVYVTHDQVEAMTMSDRVFLINNGVVQQVGSPLEIYRSPVNQFVANFVGKANFLKGTADGGRISIAGTNQSVPYSGKLSGKVVLTLRPENVKIVPSGGELTGTIQNMYYLGNENDCRVDLGGVSLRIIADPHSFDSLSAGQKIDMKIQDELVYADDGKDDQYKILT; this is encoded by the coding sequence ATGTCAACGGTGAGTATTAAAAACGTAACGAAAGTATACGACGACGAAACGGTCATCGATACGTTCAACGCGGAAATAAAAGACGGAGAGTTCATAACGCTGCTCGGCCCTTCCGGCTGCGGTAAAACGACGCTGCTTCGCATGATAGCGGGTTTCAGAAAACCTTCGACCGGTTCGATTGCGATCGACGGAAAAATCGTGTCGGACGATACGACTTTCGTGCCTCCGGAAAGGCGCGGCATCGGCATGGTCTTTCAAACCTACGCGGTGTGGCCGCACATGAACGTATTCGACAACGTCGCCTATCCGCTGAAAATTCAAAAGCTGAAAAAAGATGAAATCAAAAAGCGCGTCGGTGCGATCCTCGAAATCGTGCACTTGAGTCAATACGAAAAACGCATGCCGTCCCAGCTTTCAGGCGGTCAGCAGCAGCGCGTAGCGCTCGGAAGAGCCCTCGTCGCCGAACCGAAACTGCTCCTCCTCGACGAACCGCTTTCAAACCTCGACGCAAAACTGCGGGAAAGCATGCGCTTCGAAATCAAAGATATTCAAAAAAAGCTCGGCATCACCGTCGTCTACGTCACGCACGATCAAGTCGAAGCGATGACGATGAGCGACCGCGTGTTTTTAATAAACAACGGCGTCGTACAGCAAGTCGGCTCCCCTCTCGAAATCTACCGCAGCCCCGTCAATCAATTCGTCGCAAACTTTGTCGGAAAAGCGAACTTTCTCAAAGGGACGGCGGACGGAGGACGCATTTCGATAGCGGGAACGAATCAAAGCGTGCCGTATTCGGGAAAGCTTTCGGGAAAGGTCGTGCTGACGCTGCGCCCCGAAAACGTAAAGATCGTTCCGTCAGGGGGAGAGCTCACCGGCACGATTCAAAACATGTACTATCTCGGCAACGAAAACGACTGCCGCGTCGACTTGGGCGGCGTTTCGCTTCGCATCATCGCGGATCCGCACAGCTTCGACTCGCTTTCGGCAGGCCAAAAGATCGATATGAAAATTCAGGATGAATTGGTATACGCCGACGACGGCAAAGACGATCAATATAAAATTTTAACGTGA
- a CDS encoding ABC transporter permease, with translation MESQKKLYFDYKWVIIFLIVGFLLIFQVLPLVYLLVRSMFINGRFSLEGFKNIYSYALNWTCLKTTLVAATLTMVFGVLLSFPLAWLVGRTNLYGKKIFRTVFVMTYMVPPYVGAMAWLRLLNPTVGTMNVVLAKIFHLSQNPFNIYTVGGMVWVLTTFYYPYAFITISRAMEKMDPSLEEASRISGASPLKTLFTVTIPLALPSLIAAALLVFVAAASCYGIPSIIGAPGQIYTVTTRIIDYVQIGNDEGLTHATCLAVFLMAVALIILYVSNFIVGKKEYITVSGKSTHPSIVDLGRWRIPVTILVTLFAILVVVIPFWTVISTSVTMNMGKDVFARNNITWRYWKIIFSRKSILNSFKNSITYAFLAATFGMIVSVVMAWLLKRTEAKGREIPDFLITVGSGTPSVVIALALIMTMTGKFRINIYNTIGIMVIAYMIKYMMMGMRTVVSAFTQISPSLESAAQIAGAGWVQRLKDVVLPLISPSVVAGWFLIFMPCFYELTMSTLLYSNSTKTLGVELFTYQTFHSQQTASALATAILAIVIIMNTMLNKLTKGKFSI, from the coding sequence TTGGAAAGTCAAAAAAAACTGTATTTCGATTACAAATGGGTAATCATCTTTTTGATTGTCGGATTCCTACTCATCTTTCAAGTGCTGCCGCTCGTCTACCTGCTCGTCCGCTCCATGTTTATCAACGGGCGTTTTTCGCTCGAAGGCTTTAAAAACATCTACTCATACGCGCTCAACTGGACCTGCTTAAAGACGACGCTCGTTGCGGCGACGCTCACGATGGTCTTCGGCGTATTGCTTTCGTTTCCGCTCGCGTGGCTTGTCGGACGCACGAATCTCTACGGCAAAAAAATATTCCGCACCGTCTTCGTCATGACCTATATGGTGCCTCCCTATGTCGGAGCGATGGCGTGGCTCAGGCTTTTGAACCCGACCGTCGGCACGATGAACGTCGTCCTCGCAAAAATTTTTCACCTGTCGCAAAATCCGTTCAACATCTATACGGTCGGCGGCATGGTATGGGTATTGACGACGTTTTATTATCCTTATGCGTTTATCACGATTTCGCGCGCTATGGAAAAAATGGATCCCTCGCTCGAAGAAGCGTCCCGCATATCGGGAGCGTCTCCGCTGAAAACGCTTTTTACCGTCACGATTCCGCTCGCGCTTCCGAGCCTCATCGCCGCAGCTTTGCTCGTATTCGTCGCGGCCGCTTCGTGTTACGGCATTCCGTCGATCATCGGAGCGCCGGGGCAGATATACACGGTGACGACGCGCATCATCGACTACGTGCAGATCGGAAACGACGAAGGCCTCACGCATGCGACCTGCCTCGCCGTCTTTCTCATGGCGGTCGCATTGATAATTTTGTACGTGTCGAATTTCATCGTCGGGAAAAAAGAGTACATCACCGTGTCGGGAAAATCGACGCATCCGTCCATCGTCGATTTGGGAAGATGGAGAATACCCGTTACGATCCTCGTCACACTCTTTGCGATTCTCGTCGTAGTCATTCCGTTTTGGACGGTTATTTCCACGTCGGTTACGATGAACATGGGCAAAGACGTATTCGCCCGAAACAATATCACGTGGCGTTATTGGAAAATCATCTTTTCGCGTAAATCGATTTTAAACTCGTTTAAAAACAGCATCACGTACGCTTTTCTCGCCGCGACTTTCGGCATGATCGTCAGCGTCGTCATGGCGTGGCTTTTAAAACGCACAGAAGCGAAGGGGCGCGAAATCCCGGACTTTTTAATAACCGTCGGAAGCGGCACCCCGAGCGTCGTCATCGCCCTTGCGCTCATCATGACGATGACCGGAAAATTCCGTATCAACATCTACAATACGATAGGCATCATGGTTATCGCGTATATGATCAAATACATGATGATGGGAATGCGCACCGTCGTATCCGCTTTTACGCAGATAAGCCCGTCGCTCGAAAGCGCCGCTCAAATAGCGGGCGCGGGCTGGGTGCAGCGCTTAAAAGACGTAGTGCTGCCGCTTATAAGCCCTTCGGTCGTCGCAGGCTGGTTTCTCATCTTTATGCCGTGCTTTTACGAACTGACGATGTCGACGCTTTTGTATTCGAACAGCACGAAAACGCTCGGCGTGGAATTGTTTACGTATCAGACCTTCCACAGTCAGCAGACGGCGTCGGCGCTCGCAACGGCGATCCTCGCGATCGTCATCATTATGAATACGATGCTGAATAAATTGACAAAGGGCAAATTTTCGATTTAG